In Lolium rigidum isolate FL_2022 chromosome 7, APGP_CSIRO_Lrig_0.1, whole genome shotgun sequence, the DNA window GTTAGACGATCGACTGTGTGCGAGATTCATTCATTTTTGACGCGTCGTCGTTCTATCGAGAAggtcagaaaaaaaaaaaaagccgacCCAAAACGCCCAGGCCCCTCCTTCCGCCTCGGCCGTAGAGCGCCGCCGATTAGTCACCGGCGATGGCTTCGTCTCGCCCCCCGCTCCGCCGCCTCGCGGCCCTGGTCTACGGCCGCGTCCGCGCGAACCaacgcctcctctcctcctccaccgccgagcGGGCGTCGCCGTCGCCCGCGGAACCGGAGGCCGTGCGCATGACGGAGGGCTGCATCCGAGTAGGTATTCCGAACCTTCGGTTATTCTCTGTACTTGCTCCAGTATTCTGTGTGGGACGACCCCGAAAGGAGATTTCTGCAGTTGTACTGTAGTTTCGGGAATCTGGAGGTTTTCCAGTTAACCGAGATTAATTTTAGGTTTGTTAGCCACGGTTCTGCATGTCTGTCTTACTGATTTCCATGTTAGTAATACCTTATAAGTATACTTCTGCCCCTTCCCTGGGAGGGGGATCTTTCTGGTGACCTGTCCAGTGGGCATCAGGGTGATTCTTACATTTACTTATAATTTACCACACAACTCGATGGTAGAAACAAATGTTCAAACCAATATATTAGATTGTCTCGAACTCGCATCTGATATTCTGTATTTCTTATGATGAATAtttcatttttcatgcaagtACTATTGTATTGCTTCACATTCAAATTCTAATCCTGTCGCATCTGGTTCATACTGCATTTTTCTTAAGATAACAAACACTTCTTATTTTTTTAGGGAATATCCTTCTGTATTTCAATCATCTCCAAATGAATTTACCCTCTCTAGTTTTTACCAGGCCGGAGTAGAAATAACATGCTGTCAGTTCTACCTCATAAATCTTAGTTTCAGATTTTTAAAATTACGGTATTGCAAAAGGGACTAGAGTAAATGTCAGGATAGAGGTGGTGCTCTCTTTGAAAAGATATTTATTATTTTCTGTTATTTTATCTTGATTCATTTTCAAGTAATACATATGTACTGATACATTAGCATCATCTCATAATTGTTTATGGCTTCGTGTCAACTGTCGAGATACCTTGAAATGAcctttttttctcatttttgttaTGCACTTGGCCAATTTCTTACATTGCAGAGACTGAAAGAGTTGCATGCTAAAGAACCATCTGCTGAAGGGAAGATGCTGCGAGTAAGCGTTGAAGCTGGCGGATGTTCTGGATTTCAATATTCTTTTTCTCTGGATAGCAAGAAAAATTCAGAAGACCGGTAAGCCAATTATTCTGGCTGGTTAAAATTTTCAGATATTTACACAATTGCGGATGAACTGTGTATCTGACCAGCGATTGGTGTAGCGGGCGACTTCatatttttcttattctttttggTCTCACTATACCTGCAGGATCTTTGAAAAAGATGGTGTTAAATTGGTTGTGGATGATATCTCATACGACTTCGTGAAAGGTGCCACTGTGGATTATGAGGAGGAACTTATACGCTCAGCTTTTGTGGTTAGTTTTCAAAGTTAGCTCTTTGTTTCTTGAATTGGAATGTTTTTACCAGGCAACTGGGGTAGCTCATATGTTGATACAACCAGCTTGCACTGAGATGATTAGTGGTGGCCTTGATCATTCACCGCACGTACCAAGCAATTAGCAGCAGAGTAAAATATAAAATATGAGTATTCGATGGACGCACTTAATTGGAGAAAAATAGATAGAAGATAGTTAGCGGAAAAGCACAGGGAGATTTTTTGCCCCTTTCACAATTATGCAAGAAACAAAGGATGCAGACTTTCTTCTCACCAAGGTTGCTCAGCAAATCTCAACGCTCAGATCAAAACCTGACATGGTTGTTTTGTGGGTTTAGTCACAAGTCACATTGTCTCCCTTACAATGGCACATGACCTGAGATATTTACAGCCAACTCAAACACAAGGAAAAATTAGCAGAACATGTTTCCCTAATTAATAGATCGCGTGCCTCATATATCTGACATGCAACTGGTACAAACTGAAAACAGTTTAAATAGAAACTGAACAAACTAGACTCTTGGTACGCAATATTCACCTGAACCGATCCCAAGTTCCTTCACTGTAATCACCTTGGCTCATAATTTGATTCATATGTGACTCTATTAGTCTATTAGGTAGCTTGCTAGTTGCAATGACACTTGAAACTGAACCAAACAGAAGATCTCCTTGATCCATGCACTTCCCAATGCGTCCGCATGCATGTAATGTTTTGTAGTATCGCTTTATGTTCGTAAAGTAGTTGTAAGCACTTCGATATGTCTGGTGTATATTTTGGCCCAGCTTCATCATCAACCATGACAACAGAACAGTAGAGATGGGGTAGCCATATGATATTTTATGCTGGACATTAATTAATTCCTTTAGAAAATTCTTTGAGCTAAAATTCTCCTACTGTCTCATTTAACTATTATCAACTATAAGCTCAGTGACATTATTACTAGGCTCATGAGGCATATATCttttaaataaaataaataataaaaataatgcCTAGTTGAACTTACCTGCCACATTAAGATGGATTGAGAGAATTGCATTGGTTTGATTTTttgtttcaagtaaagagaacttGAAGTTGTTAATTGTATTTCTGATTCTGATTCTTTCCTCAATTGAACTTGAAGTAAAGAGAATTGCATTGGTTTGATTTTGTTGCATGCCTATTTCTGTCCAACTTGATTGTTTTTTCTCAAGCCAGACACTGGTGCTTTCAGTTCTGAATATCTTGTAGTTTGTTAAAATTTATATATCCCTTCATAATATGCAGGTTTCAACAAATCCAAGTGCAGTTGGGGGTTGCAGCTGCAAGAGTTCTTTCATGGTCAAATAGTTTCAACTTTATTAGCTTGAAGAGATAGGTAACTATCATAGCATTTTGTGGTGAACTATACCTCATTGATACACTTGTACAATTGGTATTATTGGCAGTTTCAAAAATACTCCTGTATGAGTTTTGGCATAAAAATATTATCACCAAATTCTGATTTATATGTATTTGCGTCTACCATGTGATGACAAGTTATGTACATTGAATAATTTGGCCTTTGGTACTTATATCATATGCTACTTTATCTTGTAATATTGATACAACAGATATATTTGAGAGATCGTGTGTATTATCTGAAATTCCGAATTATTCAAACTTTCTCTGCATGTAATAACAATGTCCCTTCTTTCATTGAAAATTTTAATATCTACCATGCCATTGTTTATCCAATGTTCTTTTCAGTTCAATGTTTTCTGGGAACACAGACACTTGAGTGTTAACATTTTAAGTCCTGATGAGTCGTCACGATATTTTGGCTATTTGAATCCTTTGGTAGGAAATTGATTGTGCTACACATTCGTCTTGAACAACTTCACATGTTTGGACTATACTGCACATTAGCATTGTATTGCATAATGTATGCTAGTAGTCATGTTGATGTGGATATAGAGGAGTACATTGCATATATTTTACAAATGGAAAGTTACACCTTCAGATCTTTCAGATCAACATGGCCACACTCCTGTTCCATTTCTATTGAGAATGAAACAGCAGAGTGTTACACCTTCAGATTGGCATCTTTCAAGACCATCTGTGTGGTTCATTTGAGACACACTCTTTGAATAATTGTTGATCTTCTGGCATctcacagaaaatttatagtagtAAAGAAGTAAAGACATTGCTGTCTTGTAACCTTTCTATGGGGATATACGATTTAGTGAATAATTAAATGTTAATTGACAAAGCTGTTAATAACACAACCATGTGCATCTCCAGTAAACTTTAAGCATAGGAAGTAGCTCCTTTTTTGTGGCGAATGCAGGGCTTGTAGGAAGAATCTATCCTTTGCTATGTACTTCGTGAGACAAGTGCTCTATGAAAATCATAGGATCTAAGTTACATATTTGCTATANNNNNNNNNNNNNNNNNNNNNNNNNNNNNNNNNNNNNNNNNNNNNNNNNNNNNNNNNNNNNNNNNNNNNNNNNNNNNNNNNNNNNNNNNNNNNNNNNNNNattccaaagtaaattgcttgagtgctacctttaaaattccatcattcacctttgcaatatatagctcatgggacaaatagcttaaaaactattgtggtattgaatatgtaattatgcactttatctcttattaagttgcttgttgtgcgataaccatgtttactggggaacgccatcaactcattgttgaatttcatgtgagttgctatgcatgttcgtcttgtccgaagtaagggcgatctacaccgagttgaatggtttgagcatgcatattgtgagagaagaacattgggccgctaactaaagccatgttccatggtggaagtttcagttttggacaaatatcctcaaatctctaatgagaaaagaattaattgttgttgaatgcttaaagcattaaaagaggagtccattatctgttgtctatgttgtcccggtatggatgtctaagttgagaataatcaaaagcgagaaatccaaatgcgagctttctccttagacctttgtacagagcggcatagaggtacccctttgtgaaacttggttaaagcatatgtattgcggtgataatccaggtagtccaagctaattaggacaaggtgcgagcactattagtacactatgcatgaggcttgcaacttataagatataatttacatgatgcatatgctttattactaccgttgacaaaattgtttcatgttttcaaaatcaaagctctagcacaaatatagcaatcgatgcttttcctctttgaaggaccattcttttactttcattgttgagtcagttcacctatttctctccatctcaagaagcaaacacttgtgtgaactgtgcattgattcttacatatttgcatattgcatttgttatattgctttgcattgacaattatccatgagatatacatgttataagttgaaagcaaccgctgaaacttaatcttccattgtattgcttcaatacctttactaagaatttattgctttatgagtaactcttatgcaagacttgttgatgcttgtctcgaaagtactattcatgaaaagtctttgctatatgattcaattgtttactcattgcatttacattgtttcgaatcgctgcattcatctcatatgctttacaatggtatgattaagattatgttggtagcatgttacctcagaaattatctttgttatcgttttacctgctcgggacgagcagaactaagcttggggatgctgatacgtctccgacgtatcgataatttcttgtgttccatgccacattattgatgttatctacatgttttatgcacactttatgtcatattcgtggcattttccggaactaacctattaacaagatgccgaagtgccgcttctcgttttctcgctgtttttggtttcagaaatcctagtaacgaaatattctcgaatcggacgaaatcaacgccaaagttcctattttcatcgtaagcatccgtaacacccggaaggaccgtaggggggccacagggccaccaaaccctaggccggcgcggccggagggggccgcgccgcccatggtgtggccccccgtcagccctcctgcgccgcctcttcgcctatataaagcccctggatcagaaaacccgataccaattgacgaaacccacgtaaacccgccgtagccgccgccatcgcgaagccaagatccggggacaggatctctgttccggcaccccgccggagcgggaagtgcccccgaaggcttctccatcgacaccgctgccatctccatcgctatcttcatcaccgctgctgctcccatgaggagggagtagttctccatcgaggctcgggctgtaccggtagctatgtggttcatctctctcctatgtagttcaatacaataatctcatgagctgccctacatgattgagattcatatgatgatgcttgtaatctagatgtcattatgctagtcaagtgggttttacttatgtgatctccggagactctcgtcccacgtgtgtaaaggtgacagcggtgtgcaccgtgtgggtctcttaggctagatttcacataatacttattcaccgttgaatggcatagtgaggtgcttatttatatctctttatgattgcagcatgttgtatcacaatttatccatgtgctactctagtgatttgttattaaagtagtttattcctcccgcatgtgtgcaaaggtgacaagcgatgcaccgtgttagtacttggtttatgctatgatcatgatctcttgtagattatggagttaactattgctatgataatattgatgtgatctattcctcctacatatgcatgaaggtgacaaagtgtgcatgctatgctagtacttggtttagtagcgttgatctatcttacactaaaggttactaaaacatgagcattattgtggagcttgttaactccggcattgagggttcgtgtaatcctacgcaatgtgttcatcatccaacaaaagtgtagagtatgcatttatctattctgttatgtgatcaatgttgagagtgtccactagtgaaagtgtaatccctaggccttgttcctaaatactcgctgagttactactgcttgtttatctgtttctatcacattactcgtcgcaataccaccaccatcaactgcacgccaagcacttttccggcaccgttgctaccgctcatacttatttataccacccgtatttcactatctcttcgccgaactagtgcacctattaggtgtgttggggacacaagagacttcttgctttgtggttgcagtggttgcatgagagggatatctttgacctcttcctccctgagttcgataaaccttgggtatccacttaagggaaacttgctgctgttctacaaacctctgctcttggaggcccaacactgtctacaggaaaggagggggaacgtagacatcacttaacagtgaggttgtcaatctcactggcttgctgtaaacaaaggattaaacgtatggtgtggaaaatgatgtttgtttgtgaagaacagtaaagaacagagtttgcgatagattgtatttcggatgtaaaagaatggaccggggtccacagctcactagtggtgtctctcccataagataaatagcatgttgggtgaacaaattacagcttgggcaattgacaaatagagagggcataacaatgcacatacatatcacgatgactactatgagatttaatcgtggcattacgacaaagtacatagaccgctatccgagcatgcatctatgcctaaaaagtccaccttcgaggttagcatccgcaccccttccagagtattaagttgcaaacaacagacaattgcattaagtatggtgcgtaatgtaattaacacaaatatccttagacaaagcattgatgttttatccctagtggcaacaaagacatccacaaccttagaactttcgtccatcgtcccgcattcaatggaggcatgaacccactatcgagcataaatactccctcttggagttacaagtatcaacttggccagagcctctactagtaacggagagcatgcaagaacataaataacatatatatgatagattgataatcaacttgacatagtattccatattcatcggatcccaacaaacagaacatgtagcatgacaaatagatgatcttgatcatgataggcagctcacaagatctaacatgatagcacaatgaggagaagacaaccatctagctactgctatggacccatagtccaggggtgaactactcacacatcaatctgaggcgatcatggtgatgaagagtcttccaggagatgattcccctctcagcgagggtgccggaggcgatctcccgaatcccccgagatgggattggcggcggcggcgtcttccggaaggtttcccgtatcgtggctctcgtgcatcggggttttcgcgacgaaggctataagtaggcggaagggcagagtcggagggctgacgaggggcccacaccatagggcggcgcggggccccctctggccgcgtggccctatggtggcggcgcctcgtcgccccacttcgtatccaccatagttgctttcaactttcaacatgtatatctcatggataattgtcaacacaaagtaatataacaagtgcaataggtaaacatgtaagaatcaatgcacacagttgacacaagtgtttgcttctaagatagaaagaagtaggtaaactgactcaacaataaagtagaagaaaggcccttcgcagagggaagcatggattactatttttgtgctagagcttttcattttgaaaacatagaaacaattttgtcaataaatcatatgtgttatgtgtaagacatcctataagttgcaagcctcatgcatagattaccaatagtgctcgcaccttgtcctaattagcttgaatttacatggattatcattgcataacatatgtttcgaccaagtgtcacaaaggggtacctctatgccgcctgtacaaaggtctaaggagaaagttcgcattggatttctcgcttttgattattctcaacttagacatccataccgggacaacatagacaacagataatggactcctctttaatgcataagcattcaacaacgagataatattctcataagagattgaggattaatgtccaaactcgaaacttccaccatgattcatggctttagttagcggcccaatgttcttctctaacaatatgcatactcaaaccatttgatcatgataaatcacccttacttcgtacaagacgaacatgcatagcaactcacatgatattcaacaaaggtgtaatagttggtggcgtccccagaagcatggttaccgctcaacaagcaacttataagaaataagacacataagctacatattctttaccacaatagtttttaaggctaatttcccacgagctatatattgcaaagacaaagaatagaattttaaaggtagcactcaagtaatttactttggaatggcagagaaataccatgtagtaggtaggtatggtggacacaaatggcatggtttttggctcaaggatttggatgcacgagaagtattcctctcaatacaaggcttaggctagcaaggttgtttgaagttaactcaagtataaaccagtacagcaaaacttacataagaacatattgcaagcattataagactctacactgtcttccttgttgttcaaacaccttaaccagaaaatatctagactctagagagaccaatcatgcaaaccaaattttaaaaagctctatgtagttcttcattaataggtgcaaagtacatgatgcaagagcttaaacatgatctatgtgagcacaaaaattgccaagtatcaaattattcaagacattataccaattaccacatgaagcattttctgtttccaaccataataatgatgaacgaagcagtttcaaccttcgtcatgaacattaaaagtaaagctaagaacacatgtgttcatatgcaacagcggagcgtgtctctctcccacacaaggaatgctaggatccgattttattcaaacaaaaacaaaaataaacagacgctccaagtaaagcacataagatgtgatggaataaaaatatagtttcactagaggtgacctgataagttgtcgatgaagaagggatgccttgggcatccccaagcttagatggttgagtcttcttaaaatatgcagggatgaaccacggggcatccccaagcttagacttttcactcttcttgatcatattatatcatcctcctctcttgacccttgaaaacttcctccacaccaaactcaaaacaaactcattagagggttagtgcataatcgaaaattcacatattcagaggttacataatcattcttaacacttctggacattgcacaaagctactgaaagttaatggaacaaagaaatccatcaaacatagcaaaacaggcaatgcgaaataaaaggcagaatctgtcaaaatagaacagtccgtaaagatgaatttttctggggcacttaacttgctcagatgaaaaagctcaaattgaatgaaagttgcgtacatatctgaggatcacgcacgtaaattggcagatttttctaaattacctacagacggggctgctcaattttgtgacagtaagaaatctgtttctacgcagtaatccaaatctagtatcaaccctactatcaaagactttacttggcacaacaatgcaataaaataaagataaggagaggttgctacagtagtaacaacttccaagactcaaatataaaacaaaagtgcaaaagtaaaataatgggttgtctcccataagcgcttttctttaacgcctttcagctaggcccgtaaaagtgtgaatcaagtattatcgagagatgaagtatcaacatcataatttgttctaataatagaatcataaggtaacttcattctctttctagggaagtgtgccatacctttcttgagaggaaattgatacttaatattcccttccttcatatcaatgatagcaccaacagttcgaagaaaaggtcttcccaatataatgggacaagatgcattgcattcaatatccaagacaacaaaatcaacggggacaaggttattgttaaccataatgcgaacattatcaatcctccccaaaggtttctttatagaatgatcaacaagattaacatccaaataacaatttttcaatggtggcaagttaagcatatcataaattttcttaggcataacagaaatacttgcaccaagatcacataaagcattacaatcaaaatcattgaccttcatcttaatgatgggctcccaaccatcctctaacttcctaggaatagaagtttcaagttttagtttctcctctctagcttttatgagagcatttgtaatatgttttgtaaaggccaaatttatagcactagcattgggacttctagcaagtttttgtaagaactttataacttaagagatgtgacaatcatcaaaatctaacccattatgatctacagcaataggatcattgtccccaatattttgaaaaatttcagcagttttatcacaaacagtttcagcagttttagctattttagcagtttcaggcaattttgcacgctttgcactaggagtagaaacattgccaacaccaattattttaccattgatagtaggaggtttagaaacatgtgaaacatcatcattactagtggtggtaatagtccaaactttagctacattattctctttagctagtttttcttctcttttccacctagcatgcaattcagccatcaatctaatattttcattaattcgaacttggatggcgtttgctgtagcaaatgacttaatatctttatcatcattgggcataactttcaattttaaaagatcaacatcagaggcaagactatcaaccttagaagcaagaacatcaattttatcaagcttttcttcaactgtatttgttaaaagcagtttgtgtactaataaattctttaagcatggcttcaagaccagggggtacactcctattattgttgtaagaattcccataagaattaccataaccattaccattattagaaggatatggcctatagttgttaccagaattatttctataagcattgttgttgaaattattacttttaatgaagttcacatcaacatgctcttcttgagcaaccaatgaagctaaaggaacattattaggatcaacattagatctaccattcacaagcatagacataatagcatcaatcttatcactcaaggaggaggtttcttcaacagaatttaccttcttaccttgtggagccctttcagtgtgccattcagagtaattgatcatcatattatcaaggagctttgttgccgcgcctaaggtgatggacataaaagtacctccagcagctgaatctaataggttccgcgaagaaaaattcaatcctgcataaaaggtttggatgatcatccaagtagttagtccatgggtagggaaattctttaccaaagatttcattctctcccatgcttgggcaacatgctcattatccaattgcttaaaattcattatgctacttctcaaagatataattttagcgggaggataatatctaccaatgaaagcatctttacatttagtccatgaatca includes these proteins:
- the LOC124676492 gene encoding iron-sulfur assembly protein IscA-like 2, mitochondrial; the encoded protein is MASSRPPLRRLAALVYGRVRANQRLLSSSTAERASPSPAEPEAVRMTEGCIRRLKELHAKEPSAEGKMLRVSVEAGGCSGFQYSFSLDSKKNSEDRIFEKDGVKLVVDDISYDFVKGATVDYEEELIRSAFVVSTNPSAVGGCSCKSSFMVK